In Rhineura floridana isolate rRhiFlo1 chromosome 1, rRhiFlo1.hap2, whole genome shotgun sequence, the following proteins share a genomic window:
- the TOMM5 gene encoding mitochondrial import receptor subunit TOM5 homolog has protein sequence MFRIEGLGPKLDPEELKRKMREDVLSSVRTFLFYVFALRITPFILKKLDSI, from the exons ATGTTCCGCATCGAGGGACTGGGGCCCAAGCTGGACCCGGAGGAACTGAAGCGGAAGATGCGCGAGGACGTTCTCTCCTCGGTCCGCACGTTCCTCTTCTACGTGTTCGCGCTGCGCATCA CTCCATTCATTTTAAAGAAGCTGGACAGCATATGA